The Triticum aestivum cultivar Chinese Spring chromosome 3A, IWGSC CS RefSeq v2.1, whole genome shotgun sequence genome includes a region encoding these proteins:
- the LOC123057134 gene encoding activating signal cointegrator 1 complex subunit 1: MGEKYSSSLEVDVPLMRFLKGKGGSVQKQIEQETRVKIIFPSAKEETLVALEGKSAESIRKASERISKILGEAVQSPMLDYSHFISLPLAIHPALVEKLNNFQRSILRASASNVDSDKDESLSEGSMEEIDEAANPSVSVKLPVKEENSVIVKMDNKEFSIDKSIFIKPKMFHLTVLMLKLWNKDRISQASEVLQSISSQVNEALENRPISIQLKGLTCMKGSPARARVVYAPVLEIGGEGRLVRACKVITDAFVKSGLVLERDARQELRLHATIMNVRHRKSKKSNRRNNSFDARNIFRQYGEQDWGEYPVPAVHLSQRFKFDEGGYYHCCCSIPLPEVAQTE, translated from the exons ATGGGAGAAAAATATTCCTCTTCTCTTGAG GTAGATGTTCCTCTAATGCGTTTTCTCAAAGGAAAAGG TGGATCTGTGCAGAAGCAGATTGAACAGGAGACTCGAGTTAAAATCATTTTCCCATCTGCAAAGGAGGAAACACTTGTTG CCCTCGAAGGCAAAAGTGCTGAAAGTATTAGAAAAGCATCAGAGAGGATTTCAAAGATCCTTGGAGAG GCTGTTCAAAGTCCAATGCTAGATTACTCGCATTTCATATCACTTCCGTTGGCCATCCACCCGGCTCTTGTCGAGAAGCTAAATAACTTCCAGAGGTCGATCCTCAGGGCGTCTGCATCTAATGTGGATAGTGATAAGGATGAAAGCCTAAGCGAAGGTTCTATGGAAGAAATTGATGAAGCAGCGAACCCTAGTGTTTCAGTCAAGCTGCCAGTCAAAGAAGAAAATTCTGTCATAGTGAAAATGGATAATAAGG AGTTCAGCATTGACAAGTCGATATTCATAAAACCCAAAATGTTTCACCTAACGGTTCTTATGTTGAAGTTGTGGAACAAGGATCGTATTTCTCAGGCTTCTGAAGTCCTCCAG TCAATATCTTCCCAGGTAAATGAAGCTTTGGAAAACCGACCTATCTCTATACAACTTAAGGGTCTG ACATGCATGAAAGGCTCACCAGCTAGGGCCCGTGTTGTATATGCTCCAGTACTTGAAATTG GTGGAGAAGGGCGCCTTGTTCGAGCTTGCA AGGTAATAACTGACGCCTTCGTCAAGTCAGGCCTGGTTCTTGAAAGGGATGCCAGACAAGAATTGAGG TTGCATGCAACCATAATGAATGTGCGCCACAGGAAGAG CAAGAAATCGAACCGAAGAAACAATTCGTTCGATGCTCGGAATATATTCAGACAATATGGGGAACAGGACTGGGGCGAGTACCCAGTACCTGCGGTGCACCTATCTCAGAGGTTCAAGTTCGACGAGGGTGGATACTACCATTGCTGTTGCTCGATCCCCTTGCCCGAGGTGGCTCAGACGGAGTGA